Genomic window (Candidatus Omnitrophota bacterium):
GAAGCTCAAATGCTGTCAATTTGACTGATGGACTTGACGGTCTTGCCATTGGATGTGTTCTGATCGTTGCCATGGGGTTAGGCGCACTTTCCTATATATCTGGTCATTTTAATTTTGCGCAATATTTGTTTTTACCATATATTCCAGGAGGCGGGGAGCTTTCAATTTTTTGTGCTGCAATTGTAGGGGCAAGTTTAGGATTTCTATGGTTTAATTGTTATCCTGCGTCTATTTTTATGGGCGACACTGGTTCTCTCGCATTGGGCGGGACTTTGGGTATGATTGCTATTTTGATTAAAAAAGAGCTACTTCTTGTTCTTTTAGGCGGGATCTTTGTGATGGAGGCGTTATCCGTTATTTTACAGGTTGGGTCAGTAAAATTATGGAAAAAGCGCATATTTAAGATAGCTCCGTTTCATCACCATTTACAGTTTTTAGGATGGAGTGAATCAAAAATTATTATACGGTTTTGGATTATTGCTATTATTTTGGCGTTTTTAACGCTAACGACGCTTAAGATTAGGTAGTTTTATGGATGTAAGAAATAAAAAAGTCACTATTGTTGGGTTTGGCCGCAGTGGATCTGCCATTGCCAATTTAGTTCTGCAGTTAGGTGGAATTGTTCGAGTCTCAGATTCAGCACTAAAGGAAAAAGTTGCTGAAGCAATTTTGCAAGCAAACTTAAAGCATGACATCTGCTTTGAATCTGATCAGCATACCAAAGAGTTTATTAAAGATAGTGACGTTGTTGTTTTGAGCCCTGGTGTTCGTTTTGATTCAAAGGCTGTTGTTTGGGCAAAAGAGGAAGGGATTCCTTGTTTTAGTGAGATTGAATTTGCGTGGATGTTTTGCAAGAATCCAATTATTGCCGTTACGGGAAGCAATGGAAAAACAACTGTTTCTACTTTGATTAGCCAGATTCTTGAATATGCCGGTAAAAAAACTTGTTTGTGCGGTAACATTGGCTCGCCTTTCTCACAACATGTTCTTAGTCTTTCTGATGGCCAAATTATTGTTTTGGAAGTAAGCTCTTTTCAGCTTGAGTCGATTGAGAAATTTCATGCCCATGTTGCTGTTTTGCTAAATTGTACACAAAATCATTTGGATCGTCATAAAGACATGAATGATTATTTTCAAGCGAAATCACGAATTTTCTTAAATCAGATTGAAAATGATTATGCTATTGTTAATTTTAATGATCTTCGGACAAAGAATATGATTTCTGCCATTTGCTCAAAAGTTATTTATTTTAATGATTCTATTCAGTTGGGAAAGTTTCCAGATGAAAACCAAAATTTTCTAGCCGCTCGATGTGCTTGCCGCGTTTTCGGTGTTTCTGACGAAGATGCAGGCTTTGTGTTGAAGAATTTTAGAGGTGTGGAACATCGCTTAGAATGGGTTCGCTCGATTGATGATGTAGAGTTTGTTAATGATTCTAAGGCAACAACGCCTGAAGCTGGACGTTGGGCCTTAGAAAGGGCATCAAAGCCGATTGTGATGATTTGTGGTGGCCGAGATAAGAACATTGATTTTACTGTGTTGCGAGATATTGTTAAGCTGAAGGTAAAAAAAATGGTTGTGATTGGTGAATCAAAAAACAAGATCAGGGATGCTTTCTCGGATATTGTGGATGTTAATTTAGAGGATTCTTTAGAGGGCGCCATATTAAAATCAAAGGAGCTTTCTTCTCAAGGTGATTGTATTTTGTTTTCACCGATGTGCACAAGTTTTGATATGTTTTTAAATTTTGAAGAACGCGGCAAGGCGTACAAAGAGATTGTTGGGAATTTGTAGATGAGAGAGTTGAGAGTATCCATCGCGGC
Coding sequences:
- a CDS encoding Mur ligase family protein, producing MDVRNKKVTIVGFGRSGSAIANLVLQLGGIVRVSDSALKEKVAEAILQANLKHDICFESDQHTKEFIKDSDVVVLSPGVRFDSKAVVWAKEEGIPCFSEIEFAWMFCKNPIIAVTGSNGKTTVSTLISQILEYAGKKTCLCGNIGSPFSQHVLSLSDGQIIVLEVSSFQLESIEKFHAHVAVLLNCTQNHLDRHKDMNDYFQAKSRIFLNQIENDYAIVNFNDLRTKNMISAICSKVIYFNDSIQLGKFPDENQNFLAARCACRVFGVSDEDAGFVLKNFRGVEHRLEWVRSIDDVEFVNDSKATTPEAGRWALERASKPIVMICGGRDKNIDFTVLRDIVKLKVKKMVVIGESKNKIRDAFSDIVDVNLEDSLEGAILKSKELSSQGDCILFSPMCTSFDMFLNFEERGKAYKEIVGNL